The proteins below are encoded in one region of Hordeum vulgare subsp. vulgare chromosome 3H, MorexV3_pseudomolecules_assembly, whole genome shotgun sequence:
- the LOC123439696 gene encoding expansin-A24-like, with translation MAADKAPIKWLRAHATFYGGADASDTMGGACGYGNLYSAGYGTRTAALSTVLFNDDAACGQCYKIACDRKLADPMWCKPGVSVTVTATNFCPPNNALPNNKGGWCNPPRPHFDMAQPASEKIDVYKGGIIPVMYHGVPCVKKGGVRFKIEGHDYFNLVTVMNVAAAGSIKSMDVKSSDSNNWMTMSRNWGANWHSLANLTGKILSFRLTNTDGQTLEFNNIVPGGWKFGQTFARKQQFK, from the exons atggccgcGGACAAAGCACCGATCAAATGGCTGAGGGCGCACGCGACATTCTACGGCGGCGCCGATGCCTCGGACACCATGGGTGGAGCATGTGGGTATGGTAATCTGTACTCGGCGGGGTATGGCACGCGGACGGCGGCGCTGAGCACAGTGTTGTTCAATGACGATGCAGCGTGTGGGCAGTGCTACAAGATTGCGTGTGACCGCAAGCTCGCAGATCCGATGTGGTGCAAACCAGGCGTCTCAGTGACGGTGACGGCAACGAACTTCTGCCCGCCTAACAACGCGCTCCCGAACAACAAAGGTGGTTGGTGCAATCCCCCGAGGCCACACTTTGACATGGCGCAGCCGGCCTCGGAGAAGATCGACGTCTACAAAGGCGGCATCATCCCCGTCATGTACCATGG GGTCCCATGCGTGAAGAAGGGTGGGGTGCGGTTCAAGATTGAAGGTCACGATTACTTCAACCTAGTTACTGTGATGAACGTAGCAGCCGCCGGCTCAATCAAATCGATGGATGTCAAGAGCTCTGATTCAAACAATTGGATGACAATGTCCCGTAATTGGGGTGCCAACTGGCACTCTCTAGCAAATCTTACCGGAAAAATACTTTCATTCAGGCTGACTAACACAGATGGGCAAACACTTGAGTTTAACAATATTGTGCCCGGTGGATGGAAGTTCGGGCAAACATTTGCAAGAAAACAACAGTTCAAGTGA